The Candidatus Methylomirabilota bacterium genome has a window encoding:
- a CDS encoding HNH endonuclease, with protein MDDIAVLVLNYTYEPLHFTSARRAVTLLLACKAESVESSPRVIRSPSRAFPLPAVIRLAAYIRKPFLERVAFNKKNILRRDGYTCQYCSRRGEKLTVDHVMPRSRGGQTTWTNVVAACLRCNLFKGNRTVEEARLRLIREPVHPQFLFSVHLMRHPHATSFLDSWRKYLVAVPSSP; from the coding sequence ATGGATGACATAGCGGTCTTGGTGCTCAACTATACGTACGAGCCGCTGCATTTCACCAGCGCCAGGCGTGCGGTGACGCTCCTGCTCGCCTGCAAAGCCGAGAGCGTCGAGTCGTCGCCGCGCGTGATCCGCTCGCCCTCACGCGCCTTCCCGCTGCCCGCGGTGATCCGACTTGCCGCCTACATCCGCAAGCCGTTCCTCGAGCGGGTCGCGTTCAACAAAAAGAACATCCTCCGCCGCGACGGGTACACCTGCCAGTATTGCAGCCGGCGCGGTGAGAAGCTGACCGTGGACCACGTCATGCCGCGCTCGCGGGGCGGGCAGACCACGTGGACCAACGTCGTCGCGGCCTGTCTCCGGTGCAATCTCTTCAAGGGAAACCGGACGGTGGAGGAGGCCCGCCTGCGGCTCATCCGCGAGCCGGTGCACCCGCAGTTCCTGTTCTCGGTGCACCTCATGCGGCACCCCCACGCCACGAGCTTCCTCGACTCGTGGCGGAAGTACCTCGTCGCGGTCCCGTCCTCCCCCTGA
- a CDS encoding cytochrome c, producing MRKVVRQAAAVAAFATGVIVALGPSAPVLAQGAWEAPTMEKAKKNPLPANAATVAQGKKVAEVNCVSCHGAKGKGDGAAAVALNPKPADWTSKRVQAMSDGEIFWKLSTGRGAMPSWKFLPENDRWAVVRYIRSLGGK from the coding sequence ATGCGCAAGGTTGTGAGGCAGGCGGCAGCGGTAGCGGCGTTCGCGACAGGCGTGATCGTTGCTCTTGGCCCCTCGGCTCCTGTGCTGGCGCAGGGGGCGTGGGAGGCGCCGACGATGGAGAAGGCGAAGAAGAACCCGCTTCCTGCAAACGCGGCGACCGTCGCGCAGGGCAAGAAGGTGGCCGAGGTCAACTGCGTGTCCTGCCACGGCGCCAAGGGCAAGGGCGACGGGGCGGCGGCGGTGGCGCTCAATCCCAAGCCCGCAGACTGGACGTCCAAGAGAGTCCAGGCCATGTCGGACGGGGAGATCTTCTGGAAGCTCAGCACCGGCCGGGGCGCCATGCCTTCCTGGAAGTTCCTGCCGGAGAACGACCGCTGGGCCGTGGTCCGCTACATCCGCTCGCTCGGAGGCAAGTAG
- a CDS encoding GAF domain-containing protein has product MSDERPSPDSSAQVLKDSLDEIRQSLDALADRLQRLEAAPSGSPPTPRVTPADSPPADSPPADGPDDRDALSVGQEILAIPSSGLEPAQVFSLAMDRVARLLSADRAMLFIWEPDGSRLVACAGRGFRRDDLETISIKAGDGLVGQAFQDEQILRSSSRAVSVAEDPFLALFPVRDAVAVPIRAAGHAAGVLYAGRRAPRPAFSEQEVLLLLVIADRVGTALAHRQFVETTGGHIRRLRELEVFLGHVLVGQEREDMLSRACEVACRLAGVRVAALGVPAGSAGLSLAAASGLPAGAVSSWRADTGYGLTGEMFATHRPVLCRDIQSRDGCENDVLREAGLRACLVVPVRLRHQTVGALYLADPEAREFTPDEVATVQVLASLLALGMENNRLYGEVRTAFEGMASAQDQLVQTEKARAVGAMAGGIANEFNNLLAIVLGKTQLMLTRAPEGPLREGLAAVEEAAWRAADFVRRLQGFAATSMDDGTGPVDLAAVVQDAVALTRALWKDEVEARGAPIEVVTDVDRVPPVEGQAAALREAVMNLILNAVDAMPRGGRLGLTLRRVDAGVELHVSDGGEGMPEDVRRRIFDPFFTTRAPHRTGLGLSVVHGVVNRHRGSVRVRSEPGGGTTVTLSFPAAPGHTVDSRMPQMPAIPEMPAMPEMPVIPEMPEMPEISVIPEMSTMPVMQDPPEDEIRAAATVSILVLEDEEHIRTMLVEALTGAGHRVESATDGLTGLARFQGGAFDVVLTDLSLPECSGLDVARSVKRMRPETPVVLITGWGHLLDPERLRDSGVDLMLVKPFRFERVLSVLGDALRLRPIV; this is encoded by the coding sequence ATGAGCGACGAGCGGCCGTCTCCTGATTCGAGCGCGCAGGTCCTGAAGGACTCGTTGGACGAGATCCGCCAGAGCCTCGACGCGCTCGCCGATCGCCTCCAGCGACTGGAGGCGGCGCCCAGCGGTTCGCCGCCTACGCCTCGTGTCACGCCCGCCGACAGTCCCCCCGCCGACAGTCCCCCCGCCGACGGTCCCGATGACCGCGACGCGCTCTCGGTCGGTCAGGAGATCCTCGCCATCCCGTCTTCGGGGCTCGAGCCCGCCCAGGTCTTCTCCCTCGCCATGGATCGGGTCGCGCGGCTGCTGTCCGCCGATCGCGCCATGCTCTTCATCTGGGAGCCAGATGGCTCTCGCCTCGTGGCCTGCGCCGGGCGAGGGTTCCGGCGCGATGATCTCGAGACCATCTCCATTAAAGCGGGAGACGGACTCGTCGGCCAAGCCTTCCAGGACGAGCAGATTCTGCGCTCCTCGAGCCGCGCCGTCAGCGTCGCCGAGGACCCGTTTCTGGCGCTCTTCCCGGTGCGTGACGCCGTGGCCGTGCCGATCCGCGCCGCCGGGCACGCGGCTGGGGTCCTCTACGCTGGCCGCCGCGCGCCGCGCCCGGCCTTCTCCGAGCAGGAGGTGCTGCTGCTGCTCGTGATCGCCGACCGCGTCGGCACGGCCCTGGCCCACCGACAGTTCGTCGAGACCACGGGGGGCCACATCCGCCGACTCCGTGAGCTCGAGGTCTTCCTGGGCCACGTGCTCGTGGGCCAGGAGAGGGAGGACATGCTCTCGCGGGCTTGTGAGGTCGCGTGCCGCCTGGCGGGCGTGCGCGTCGCCGCGTTGGGCGTGCCGGCCGGGTCGGCGGGCCTGTCGCTCGCCGCGGCCTCGGGGCTGCCGGCCGGGGCGGTCAGCTCCTGGCGGGCGGACACCGGCTACGGGCTGACCGGCGAGATGTTCGCGACACATCGCCCCGTGCTGTGCCGCGACATCCAGAGCCGCGATGGGTGTGAGAACGATGTGCTCCGCGAGGCGGGACTGCGCGCCTGTCTCGTGGTTCCCGTCCGACTGCGGCACCAGACCGTGGGCGCGCTCTACCTCGCGGATCCCGAGGCGCGCGAGTTCACGCCGGACGAGGTGGCCACTGTCCAGGTGCTGGCCTCGCTCCTCGCGCTGGGGATGGAGAACAATCGGCTCTACGGCGAGGTCAGGACCGCCTTCGAGGGGATGGCGTCGGCCCAGGACCAGCTCGTCCAGACGGAGAAGGCCCGCGCCGTCGGCGCCATGGCGGGCGGTATCGCCAACGAGTTCAACAACCTCCTTGCCATCGTGCTGGGGAAGACCCAGCTTATGCTGACCCGAGCCCCCGAGGGACCCTTGCGCGAGGGGCTCGCCGCGGTTGAGGAAGCGGCGTGGCGGGCGGCGGACTTCGTACGACGGCTCCAGGGCTTCGCGGCGACGAGCATGGACGACGGCACGGGCCCGGTGGACTTGGCCGCGGTGGTGCAGGACGCCGTCGCGCTGACGCGCGCGCTCTGGAAGGACGAGGTCGAAGCTCGCGGGGCGCCGATCGAGGTGGTGACCGACGTCGACCGGGTCCCGCCCGTGGAGGGGCAGGCGGCCGCGCTGCGCGAGGCGGTGATGAACCTGATCCTGAATGCCGTGGACGCCATGCCGCGCGGCGGGCGCCTGGGCCTGACCCTCCGGCGGGTCGACGCCGGCGTGGAGCTCCACGTGTCGGATGGGGGCGAAGGAATGCCCGAAGACGTGCGGCGCCGCATCTTCGATCCCTTCTTCACCACGCGCGCCCCGCACCGGACCGGGCTCGGGCTGTCCGTCGTGCACGGGGTCGTCAACCGGCACCGCGGCAGCGTCCGGGTGAGGAGCGAGCCCGGCGGGGGTACGACGGTGACGCTCTCGTTTCCGGCGGCTCCCGGTCACACCGTGGACTCGCGCATGCCCCAGATGCCTGCGATTCCAGAGATGCCTGCGATGCCCGAGATGCCTGTGATACCCGAGATGCCCGAAATGCCCGAGATATCCGTGATCCCCGAGATGTCCACGATGCCCGTAATGCAGGACCCACCCGAAGACGAGATTCGCGCCGCCGCAACCGTCTCCATTCTCGTGCTCGAAGACGAAGAGCATATCCGTACCATGCTGGTGGAGGCTCTGACCGGCGCCGGCCATAGGGTCGAATCGGCGACCGACGGGCTCACGGGCCTGGCGCGCTTCCAAGGCGGGGCCTTCGACGTGGTCCTGACCGATCTCTCGCTGCCCGAGTGCTCGGGGCTGGATGTGGCGCGCTCGGTCAAGCGCATGCGTCCGGAAACGCCGGTGGTGCTCATCACCGGGTGGGGACACCTCCTCGACCCCGAGCGACTGCGCGACAGCGGCGTCGACCTCATGCTGGTCAAGCCGTTCCGCTTCGAGCGCGTCCTGTCCGTGCTCGGCGACGCCCTGCGGCTGCGACCAATCGTATAG
- a CDS encoding MFS transporter codes for MPSGRRSPSWVAPGDWNAFFGLALDNTTQLVILSSLLIGVFKFPADLVLGRMVPGTAAGVLVGDLVYTALAIRLMRRTGRDDVTAMPFGIDTPSLFGIVFGVLGPVMLLTGDPVLAWKVGMGVTVAMGALKLVLAFAGDRVRRIVPRAALLGSIAGVAILLVAFLPALKVFADPLVGVTSLTIVLVALVGRVRLPGGVPGAFAAVAAGAAVFWLRAAWGAGPASLAAPPVALALAIPWPTLSWVPAFGAVLPYLPLAAPFAIATVIGGIDNTESAIAAGDEYRTRDILLTEAVATAVAGLCGGVIQNTPYIGHPAYKAMGARAGYTLATALVIGVGGAVGAVSVLVSVLPEAAVAPILIFIGLEITAQAFVASPARHAAAVAVSFIPAVAALVLIEVTSFLASVGRSPGDLAGEGKAAFQHLLVLGNGFIVTALLWGWALASIIDGRLGRAAAVFVACAAATLFGLMHSPLPSGALFWPWSAGGSGALALAAAYGVGAGFLLALAHAQSRTREGR; via the coding sequence GTGCCGTCCGGGCGCCGCTCCCCGAGCTGGGTCGCCCCCGGGGACTGGAACGCGTTCTTCGGGCTGGCGCTCGACAACACGACCCAGCTCGTCATCCTGTCGAGCCTGCTCATCGGGGTGTTCAAGTTCCCCGCTGACCTCGTCCTTGGACGCATGGTTCCCGGCACGGCGGCTGGCGTGCTGGTCGGTGACCTGGTCTACACCGCGCTCGCCATCCGCCTCATGCGGCGCACCGGACGTGACGACGTCACGGCGATGCCCTTCGGGATCGACACGCCCTCGCTCTTCGGCATCGTTTTCGGCGTGCTGGGTCCCGTGATGCTGCTGACCGGCGACCCGGTACTCGCCTGGAAGGTGGGCATGGGCGTGACCGTGGCGATGGGCGCGCTCAAGCTCGTCCTCGCCTTCGCGGGCGACCGGGTTCGGAGAATCGTGCCGCGCGCGGCCCTCCTGGGATCGATCGCCGGCGTCGCCATCCTGCTCGTCGCCTTCCTGCCCGCGCTCAAGGTCTTCGCCGATCCGCTCGTTGGGGTGACCTCGCTGACCATCGTCCTTGTTGCACTGGTTGGACGTGTGAGGCTGCCGGGCGGCGTGCCCGGGGCCTTCGCGGCGGTCGCGGCGGGCGCGGCGGTGTTCTGGCTGCGGGCGGCGTGGGGCGCCGGGCCCGCCTCGCTCGCGGCGCCCCCTGTGGCGCTCGCCCTGGCCATCCCGTGGCCGACGCTGTCGTGGGTGCCCGCCTTCGGCGCCGTGCTGCCGTACCTGCCGCTCGCCGCGCCCTTCGCGATCGCCACCGTGATCGGCGGCATCGACAACACCGAGTCCGCTATTGCAGCGGGCGACGAGTATCGAACGCGGGACATCCTCCTGACGGAGGCGGTGGCGACGGCGGTGGCGGGGCTCTGCGGCGGCGTGATCCAGAACACGCCCTACATCGGGCATCCGGCGTACAAAGCCATGGGCGCGCGCGCCGGCTACACGCTCGCGACCGCGCTGGTAATCGGCGTGGGCGGGGCGGTGGGCGCGGTCTCGGTCCTTGTGAGCGTGCTGCCGGAGGCTGCCGTCGCGCCCATCCTGATCTTCATCGGGCTCGAGATCACGGCGCAGGCCTTCGTCGCCTCACCGGCTCGCCATGCCGCCGCCGTCGCAGTGTCGTTCATCCCCGCCGTTGCGGCCCTTGTGCTGATCGAGGTAACGAGCTTCCTGGCGTCGGTGGGCCGGAGCCCGGGGGACCTGGCAGGCGAGGGCAAGGCGGCCTTTCAGCACCTCCTCGTCCTCGGCAACGGCTTCATCGTGACGGCGCTCTTGTGGGGGTGGGCGCTGGCGTCCATCATCGACGGCCGCCTCGGGCGCGCGGCAGCCGTGTTCGTCGCCTGCGCTGCCGCCACGCTCTTCGGGCTCATGCACTCACCACTGCCGAGCGGCGCGCTCTTCTGGCCGTGGTCGGCGGGGGGCAGCGGGGCGCTGGCGCTGGCAGCGGCTTATGGCGTCGGCGCGGGGTTCCTGCTCGCGCTGGCCCACGCCCAGAGCCGGACGCGCGAGGGGCGCTAG
- a CDS encoding Ppx/GppA phosphatase family protein, protein MEASGAKWRGLHAEQRVTRLGEGQAGTGMLQPAAMRRTAEVVAAFCRRAEDLGVHDVRIVGTSAVREATNGAEFLAQVHSWSGRQVRVISGEEEARLTLLGVTQGLPDLKGHFLLFDIGGGSTEFVLSRAGRAPLAVSVKLGVVELAERFMDQGPVDHTRHDAMAAEVGARLAAGLTEPILRHGAPTLVGSAGTVTTLAALDLNLESYDAARVHGHRLTRVVVAGLCARLAALSLAERAALPCLEPGRADLIVPGSAICLAALDRLGFDALMVSDRGLREGILYEILAEH, encoded by the coding sequence GTGGAGGCCTCCGGCGCCAAATGGCGCGGGCTGCACGCGGAGCAGCGCGTGACGCGGCTGGGAGAGGGGCAGGCGGGGACGGGCATGCTCCAGCCGGCCGCGATGCGGCGGACCGCGGAGGTCGTTGCCGCCTTCTGCCGTCGGGCGGAAGACCTGGGCGTCCACGATGTGCGCATCGTCGGCACCAGCGCTGTCCGCGAGGCGACCAACGGTGCCGAGTTTCTCGCCCAGGTCCATTCGTGGAGTGGCCGGCAGGTGCGGGTGATCTCGGGCGAGGAAGAAGCGCGGCTGACTCTCCTCGGCGTGACTCAAGGGCTGCCCGACCTGAAGGGCCATTTCCTTCTCTTCGATATCGGCGGCGGCAGCACCGAGTTCGTGCTTTCGCGCGCAGGGCGCGCGCCTCTGGCCGTGAGCGTAAAACTCGGAGTAGTCGAGCTCGCCGAGCGCTTCATGGACCAGGGCCCCGTCGATCACACGCGGCACGACGCGATGGCCGCCGAGGTCGGGGCCCGGCTCGCCGCCGGCCTCACCGAGCCGATCCTCCGCCACGGCGCGCCGACACTCGTGGGCAGCGCGGGCACAGTGACGACGCTGGCGGCCCTCGATCTCAACCTCGAGTCCTACGACGCGGCGCGAGTGCACGGCCACCGCCTCACGCGCGTGGTGGTGGCGGGGCTCTGCGCGCGCCTCGCGGCCCTCAGCCTGGCCGAGCGCGCCGCCCTGCCGTGCCTCGAGCCCGGCCGGGCCGACCTGATCGTCCCGGGCTCGGCGATCTGTCTCGCGGCCCTGGACAGGCTCGGCTTCGATGCCCTCATGGTCAGCGACCGGGGTCTCCGGGAGGGCATCCTGTATGAGATACTGGCTGAGCACTGA
- a CDS encoding FAD-dependent oxidoreductase, which translates to MADEPGRVVGVVGAGPAGLFATRALAAAGCRVLLLNRDIKPGGLAEYGIFLDKYKMKGGLRRQFQKILSDPRVTYLGHVPVGPDGPLTVTQLQGLGFDALVFAIGAQGTKYLGVEGERLPGVYHAKDLVYHYNRLPPFAEREFPMGRRVAIVGVGNVMVDVANYCAHYCDCDEIVAIARRGPFEKAYEDKEFEDVEDAFDRELYRQELERIRPRLEAVGQNPNDLLKALAGNPEPAEPTRARLRFRFLASPKRVIAAGGRVVALEVEETRLERKGERINAVGTGEVSRIPCDTVVFAVGDRVDERFGLPYKEGLYVTAPGAEQDPAAAYQVWDPEQGQPLAGIFVVGWARRASDGVVGRAKLDAETGIKHVVNWLQARPKRPAAEAQRVLDAVSAALQKAGASPVTYADVQRIEAEERARAALARVEELKFKRDDEMLALLHR; encoded by the coding sequence ATGGCGGACGAGCCCGGACGCGTGGTCGGTGTCGTGGGCGCCGGCCCCGCGGGCCTCTTCGCGACGCGGGCCCTGGCCGCCGCGGGCTGCCGCGTCCTGCTCCTCAACCGGGACATCAAGCCCGGCGGGCTGGCCGAGTACGGCATCTTCCTCGACAAGTACAAGATGAAGGGCGGGCTCCGGCGCCAGTTCCAGAAGATCCTTTCCGACCCGCGCGTCACGTACCTGGGCCATGTGCCCGTCGGGCCCGACGGGCCCCTCACCGTCACCCAGCTGCAGGGCTTGGGCTTCGACGCGCTGGTCTTTGCCATCGGCGCCCAGGGCACCAAGTACCTCGGTGTCGAGGGCGAGCGGCTCCCGGGGGTCTATCACGCCAAGGACCTCGTCTATCACTACAACCGGCTCCCGCCCTTCGCCGAGCGGGAGTTCCCCATGGGGCGCCGGGTGGCCATCGTCGGCGTGGGCAACGTGATGGTCGACGTCGCAAACTACTGCGCCCACTACTGCGACTGTGACGAGATCGTGGCGATCGCGCGGCGGGGCCCCTTCGAGAAGGCGTACGAGGACAAGGAGTTCGAAGACGTCGAAGACGCCTTCGACCGGGAGCTCTACCGCCAGGAGCTCGAGCGTATCCGTCCGCGCCTGGAAGCCGTAGGCCAAAACCCCAACGACCTCCTGAAGGCCCTTGCCGGCAACCCCGAGCCCGCCGAGCCAACGAGGGCGCGGCTTCGCTTTCGCTTTCTCGCCTCACCGAAGCGCGTGATCGCCGCGGGCGGTCGCGTCGTCGCCCTCGAGGTCGAGGAGACGCGGCTCGAGCGCAAGGGCGAGCGCATCAATGCCGTCGGCACCGGTGAAGTCTCGCGCATCCCCTGCGACACGGTGGTCTTCGCCGTCGGCGACCGGGTCGACGAGCGGTTCGGGCTGCCGTACAAGGAAGGCCTCTACGTCACCGCCCCGGGCGCCGAGCAGGATCCCGCCGCGGCGTACCAGGTCTGGGATCCCGAGCAAGGGCAGCCGCTCGCGGGGATCTTCGTTGTCGGATGGGCCCGGCGGGCCAGCGACGGCGTCGTCGGCCGAGCCAAGCTCGACGCCGAGACGGGCATCAAGCACGTCGTCAACTGGCTCCAGGCCCGGCCCAAGCGGCCCGCTGCCGAAGCCCAGCGCGTGCTGGACGCGGTCAGCGCCGCGCTCCAGAAGGCCGGCGCCTCGCCGGTGACCTACGCGGACGTCCAGCGGATTGAAGCCGAAGAGCGCGCCCGCGCCGCCCTAGCCCGCGTCGAAGAGCTCAAGTTCAAGAGGGACGACGAGATGCTCGCCCTGCTCCACCGCTAG
- a CDS encoding vitamin B12-dependent ribonucleotide reductase, whose protein sequence is MTRPSKSGRWSEPALRVLRERYLVRHDGQAAETPEEMCWRVAAAIARAEERFGRSEAAVGEVAAAFYDMMVEGQFLPNSPTLMNAGRDNQLQYSACYVLPIGDSMGEIFDSVKAAAIIHQSGGGTGFAFSRLRPKNDIVRSTGGRASGPVSFLRVFNAATEAVKQGGTRRGANMGVLRVDHPDILEFIECKLDGGITNFNISVAITDAFMAALEAGGDYDLVNPRTGLCVGRLSAREVFDRIVRAAWRTGDPGLVFIDRINASPANPTPEAGQIEATNPCGEQPLLPNEACNLGSLNVAQFARQRDGRWAVDWEEMERVVRLAVRFLDDVIEVNPYPLPEIDATVKANRRIGLGIMGWADLLFALEIPYDSQEALDLAGRLMAFVEDKGHDQSSRFAEERGPFPNCSRSIYRDGRPLRNSTVTTIAPTGTISMIAGCSSGIEPVFALAFEHRVKGVDGERVLPFVSQSFERLGRERGFHSDALMSEVARRGSLHGIPGVPEEARAVFKTAHEIHWSWHVRHQAAFQKHTDNGVSKTINLPAEATQSDVAEAYLLAWREGCLGITVFRDGCKGGGQVLNVGVGSEAAALQGAAGALGDRLGDRLGDQLGDQVVKPRPHSLSGATHRMETPIGTAFITVNETPGGDPFEVFVQVGKAGSDTMAVAEALGRLISLVLRLPSPLSAQRRLEEVVSQLSRIGGGQPTGFGAAKILSLPDALARTLGEHIGLGRRQEPEVDAAAPAGQRRVGDLCKECGQATLVYEEGCKKCLSCGFNEC, encoded by the coding sequence ATGACCCGACCGTCAAAGTCCGGCCGGTGGTCGGAGCCCGCTCTGCGCGTCCTCCGGGAGCGCTATCTCGTCCGCCATGACGGGCAGGCGGCCGAGACGCCGGAGGAGATGTGTTGGCGGGTGGCGGCCGCCATCGCGCGGGCGGAGGAGCGATTCGGCCGCAGCGAGGCCGCCGTCGGAGAGGTCGCCGCCGCCTTCTACGACATGATGGTCGAGGGGCAGTTCCTGCCCAACTCGCCGACGCTCATGAACGCCGGCAGGGACAACCAGCTCCAGTACTCCGCTTGCTACGTGCTCCCGATCGGCGACTCCATGGGCGAGATCTTCGATTCGGTCAAGGCCGCCGCGATCATTCATCAGTCTGGAGGCGGGACCGGGTTCGCGTTCTCACGCCTCAGGCCCAAGAACGACATCGTCCGCTCCACGGGCGGCCGGGCTTCGGGCCCCGTCTCCTTCCTGCGCGTCTTCAACGCGGCCACCGAGGCGGTGAAGCAGGGCGGCACCCGGCGCGGCGCCAACATGGGCGTGCTGAGGGTGGACCACCCGGACATCCTCGAATTCATCGAGTGCAAGCTCGACGGCGGCATCACGAACTTCAACATCTCGGTCGCGATCACCGACGCGTTCATGGCGGCGCTCGAGGCGGGCGGGGACTACGACCTCGTCAACCCACGGACTGGGCTCTGCGTCGGGAGGCTCTCGGCGCGCGAGGTCTTCGACCGCATCGTCCGCGCCGCGTGGCGGACGGGTGACCCGGGGCTCGTCTTCATCGACCGTATCAACGCGAGCCCGGCGAACCCCACGCCGGAGGCGGGGCAGATCGAGGCAACTAATCCATGTGGCGAGCAGCCTCTTTTGCCGAACGAGGCGTGCAACCTGGGCTCGCTCAATGTCGCCCAATTCGCGCGCCAGCGGGACGGACGCTGGGCAGTCGATTGGGAAGAGATGGAGCGTGTCGTTCGTCTCGCGGTGCGCTTTCTCGACGACGTCATCGAGGTCAACCCCTATCCGCTCCCGGAGATCGACGCCACGGTCAAGGCCAACCGGCGCATCGGCCTCGGCATCATGGGGTGGGCCGATCTCCTCTTCGCGCTCGAGATTCCCTACGACAGCCAGGAGGCCCTCGACCTGGCGGGGCGGCTCATGGCCTTCGTCGAGGACAAGGGGCACGACCAGTCGTCGCGGTTTGCCGAGGAGCGGGGGCCGTTTCCGAACTGCTCCCGGTCGATCTACCGCGATGGCCGGCCGCTCAGGAACTCGACGGTGACAACGATCGCGCCGACCGGCACGATCTCCATGATCGCCGGCTGCTCGTCCGGTATCGAGCCGGTCTTCGCGCTGGCGTTCGAGCACCGGGTCAAGGGCGTTGACGGCGAGCGCGTGCTGCCGTTCGTGAGCCAGAGCTTCGAGCGGCTGGGGCGGGAGCGCGGCTTCCACTCGGACGCGCTCATGAGCGAGGTCGCCCGTCGCGGCTCGCTCCACGGCATCCCGGGCGTGCCCGAGGAGGCGCGCGCGGTGTTCAAAACGGCGCACGAGATCCATTGGAGCTGGCACGTGCGCCACCAGGCAGCCTTCCAGAAGCACACCGACAACGGCGTGTCGAAGACCATCAACCTGCCTGCCGAGGCGACCCAAAGCGACGTCGCGGAGGCGTACCTCCTCGCCTGGCGGGAAGGTTGCCTGGGCATCACGGTTTTCCGCGACGGGTGTAAGGGGGGCGGACAAGTGCTTAACGTGGGGGTCGGCAGCGAGGCCGCGGCGCTTCAGGGCGCCGCCGGCGCGCTCGGCGACCGCCTGGGCGACCGGCTGGGCGACCAGCTGGGCGACCAGGTTGTCAAGCCGCGGCCTCACAGCTTGTCGGGCGCCACGCACCGCATGGAGACTCCGATCGGCACGGCCTTCATCACGGTGAACGAGACGCCGGGCGGCGATCCCTTCGAAGTGTTCGTCCAGGTTGGCAAGGCCGGCTCGGATACCATGGCCGTGGCCGAGGCGCTCGGCCGGCTGATCTCGCTGGTGCTCCGGCTGCCGTCGCCGCTCTCGGCCCAGCGGCGCCTCGAGGAGGTCGTCAGCCAGCTCTCGCGGATCGGCGGCGGCCAGCCCACCGGGTTCGGCGCCGCCAAGATCCTGTCCCTGCCGGATGCGCTCGCGCGAACGCTGGGCGAGCACATCGGGCTCGGGCGCCGCCAGGAGCCGGAAGTGGACGCGGCGGCGCCGGCGGGACAGCGCCGGGTGGGGGACCTCTGCAAGGAGTGCGGGCAGGCGACCTTGGTGTACGAAGAAGGCTGCAAGAAGTGTCTGTCCTGCGGCTTCAACGAATGTTAG